In a single window of the Anaerotruncus rubiinfantis genome:
- the cbiD gene encoding cobalt-precorrin-5B (C(1))-methyltransferase CbiD: protein MLERYVYCGAQRLRCGYTTGSCAAAAAKAAARMLLTGCAPIESVIETPGGVRLALPVEAASFDGKTARCAVRKDAGDDADATDGLLIFACVTAEPDGLISVDGGNGVGRVTRPGLDQPPGAAARVTRPGLDQPPGAAAINRVPREMIARAAREALGDCGMETGLRVVIEVPQGEQIAARTFNPRLGIVGGISILGTTGIVEPMSETALVETIRTELGVRYAAGNGPVLLTPGNYGETFARRALRLDLSRSVLCSNYIGEAIDHAVRLRFSGILLVGHIGKLVKLAGGIFETHSRVADARMEILTAYAARAGADRLLVKRLLDCATTDEALGLLEAGGVLNDTVRFILQRIEFHLERRAGGIPVGAVLFSNPRGVLGQTTGAAALLEKLRQTEEPI from the coding sequence ATGCTCGAACGTTACGTCTACTGCGGCGCGCAGAGGCTGCGCTGCGGCTATACGACCGGGTCGTGCGCTGCGGCGGCCGCGAAAGCGGCGGCTCGGATGCTGCTGACCGGCTGCGCTCCCATTGAGTCCGTCATTGAAACACCGGGGGGAGTCCGTTTGGCACTTCCGGTTGAGGCGGCGTCGTTTGACGGAAAAACGGCGCGATGCGCGGTGCGCAAGGACGCGGGCGACGACGCGGACGCGACCGATGGGCTTTTGATCTTTGCCTGTGTGACGGCAGAGCCGGATGGGCTGATTTCGGTCGACGGCGGAAACGGCGTCGGCCGGGTGACCCGGCCCGGGCTTGACCAGCCGCCCGGCGCGGCGGCCAGGGTGACCCGGCCCGGGCTTGACCAGCCGCCCGGCGCGGCGGCCATCAACCGCGTCCCGCGCGAGATGATCGCCCGGGCAGCGCGCGAAGCGCTGGGGGATTGTGGAATGGAAACAGGCCTGCGGGTGGTAATTGAGGTGCCGCAGGGCGAACAGATTGCCGCGCGGACCTTCAATCCGAGGCTGGGCATTGTGGGCGGTATCTCGATCCTTGGGACAACCGGCATCGTCGAGCCGATGAGCGAAACGGCGCTCGTCGAAACGATCCGCACCGAGCTTGGCGTGCGGTATGCCGCCGGAAATGGGCCGGTTCTGCTGACGCCGGGCAACTACGGCGAGACATTTGCGCGAAGGGCGTTGCGGCTCGATCTTTCCCGGTCGGTGCTCTGCTCCAATTACATCGGCGAGGCGATCGACCATGCGGTGCGGTTGAGATTTTCCGGAATTCTGCTCGTCGGGCATATCGGCAAGCTTGTGAAGCTTGCGGGGGGCATTTTTGAGACGCATTCGCGGGTGGCGGATGCGCGTATGGAGATATTGACGGCCTATGCGGCGCGGGCGGGCGCGGACAGGCTGCTGGTGAAGCGGCTGCTCGACTGCGCGACCACCGACGAAGCGCTCGGCCTGCTCGAAGCGGGCGGTGTATTAAACGATACCGTTCGGTTCATCCTGCAAAGGATCGAATTTCATTTGGAGCGCCGCGCCGGGGGAATCCCGGTGGGCGCAGTGCTCTTTTCCAATCCACGCGGCGTGCTCGGCCAGACGACTGGCGCGGCGGCGCTGCTCGAAAAGCTCAGACAGACGGAGGAACCCATATGA
- the cobJ gene encoding precorrin-3B C(17)-methyltransferase — MKLYVVGLGPGDAKYLTPQAAAALLESDVIAGYSVYIDLVRERYPQKQLLSTPMRREEERCRLALEKAAQGHTVSMVCSGDPGVYGMAGLLYELSKDYPPVDIEVVPGVTAACSGAALLGAPLGHDFAVISLSDLLTPWETIEKRLAAAAAADFCICLYNPASKKRGDYLRKACEILLRHRAPENAAGLVRNIGRTDESCAVMTLSELKDVEADMFTTVFIGNSHTRIQDGRLVTPRGYKVTES, encoded by the coding sequence ATGAAACTGTATGTGGTCGGGCTCGGCCCGGGAGATGCAAAGTATCTGACGCCGCAGGCCGCGGCCGCGCTTTTGGAAAGCGATGTGATCGCGGGCTACAGCGTCTATATTGATCTGGTGCGGGAGCGCTACCCCCAAAAGCAGCTGCTGTCGACGCCGATGCGCCGGGAGGAGGAACGCTGCCGGCTGGCGCTTGAAAAGGCGGCGCAGGGGCATACCGTTTCGATGGTTTGCAGCGGCGATCCAGGGGTTTATGGGATGGCAGGGCTCCTCTATGAACTGTCGAAGGATTATCCGCCGGTGGACATTGAGGTTGTGCCGGGCGTGACCGCCGCGTGCAGCGGCGCTGCGCTGCTGGGCGCGCCGCTCGGACACGATTTCGCGGTGATTTCCCTGAGTGACCTGCTCACTCCCTGGGAAACGATCGAGAAACGGCTGGCCGCGGCGGCCGCGGCGGACTTCTGCATCTGCCTTTATAACCCCGCGAGCAAAAAGCGCGGCGATTATCTCAGAAAGGCCTGTGAAATCCTGCTGCGCCACCGCGCGCCGGAAAACGCGGCGGGCTTGGTCCGTAATATCGGCCGCACGGACGAATCCTGCGCGGTGATGACCCTGTCGGAACTGAAAGACGTGGAGGCGGATATGTTCACCACCGTGTTTATCGGCAATTCTCATACAAGGATTCAGGACGGCAGGCTGGTGACGCCGCGCGGCTACAAAGTGACCGAAAGTTGA
- a CDS encoding NCS2 family permease: protein MERFFHLKAHGTTVSTEIAAGVTTFFAMSYILFVNPRILSASGMPYQAVFLATVIASVAGTLIMGLFANVPYAQAPGMGLNAFFTYTVCFGLGFSWQQALSLVFLCGLVNIAVTVTKIRRSIIRSIPPGLQNAIGGGIGVFVAYIGFKNANLLQFSSDAQSLLTINGAAYAPKIAYTDITSVVTGGGIVPALADLARPDALLALTGLVLTILLMVRGVRGALLIGILATTLLGIPMGLVDLSAASLSASSLGDSFRELGATFGAALGPQGLWSLFSDPTRIPLVLITIFIFSLSDLFNTIGTFIGTGLQSGIFSPSSLPEKSEGFRTPMDRALFADAAATAIGAICGTSNVTTYVESAAGIGVGGRTGLTSVVTAVLLAVSAVLAPVAGLVPAAATAPALIVVGVLMMSAFREIDWRDFGEAVPCFFASVFMGLCYSISDGIAAGFLFYCLVKAARGKLGEVHPLLFVSSLLFLLNFILLAIL, encoded by the coding sequence ATGGAGCGTTTCTTTCATCTAAAGGCGCACGGCACGACCGTCTCAACTGAAATCGCGGCCGGGGTCACGACCTTCTTTGCCATGTCATATATCCTGTTTGTCAATCCGCGCATCCTTTCCGCCTCCGGGATGCCTTATCAGGCGGTTTTTCTCGCAACGGTCATCGCTTCGGTAGCCGGGACGCTCATCATGGGCCTTTTCGCGAATGTCCCCTATGCGCAGGCGCCGGGAATGGGGCTCAATGCATTCTTCACATATACCGTCTGCTTCGGACTTGGTTTTTCCTGGCAGCAGGCGCTCAGCCTCGTATTTCTCTGCGGCCTGGTGAACATCGCCGTCACTGTCACCAAAATCCGAAGGAGCATCATCCGCTCAATCCCGCCGGGCCTGCAGAACGCAATCGGCGGCGGCATTGGCGTTTTCGTGGCATATATTGGTTTCAAAAACGCTAACCTTCTGCAATTTTCCTCCGACGCGCAGTCACTTCTCACAATCAACGGCGCGGCTTACGCCCCCAAAATCGCCTACACCGACATCACATCGGTCGTAACCGGCGGCGGCATCGTCCCGGCGCTTGCGGACCTCGCCCGGCCGGACGCCCTGCTCGCGCTTACGGGCCTTGTGCTGACCATCCTGCTGATGGTGCGCGGGGTGCGCGGCGCGCTGCTCATCGGGATCCTCGCCACCACCCTGCTTGGTATTCCGATGGGGCTTGTGGATCTTTCCGCCGCTTCGCTTTCAGCCTCTTCGCTGGGGGATTCCTTCCGGGAGCTTGGCGCGACCTTTGGCGCCGCGCTTGGCCCGCAGGGACTCTGGTCGCTTTTTTCCGATCCCACCCGGATCCCGCTTGTTCTGATCACCATCTTTATCTTTTCACTTTCCGATCTCTTCAATACAATCGGCACCTTTATCGGCACCGGACTGCAGTCCGGGATCTTTTCCCCATCCAGCCTGCCTGAAAAATCGGAAGGCTTTCGCACCCCGATGGACCGTGCGCTTTTCGCGGATGCGGCCGCGACCGCGATTGGCGCTATTTGCGGCACCTCGAACGTCACAACATATGTCGAAAGCGCGGCCGGAATCGGCGTGGGCGGCCGCACCGGCCTCACAAGCGTTGTAACCGCCGTCCTGCTCGCGGTAAGCGCTGTGCTCGCTCCGGTGGCAGGGCTTGTGCCCGCCGCTGCAACCGCGCCCGCGCTCATTGTGGTCGGAGTTCTCATGATGTCCGCCTTTCGCGAAATCGACTGGCGGGACTTTGGGGAAGCGGTCCCATGCTTTTTCGCATCGGTTTTTATGGGGCTCTGCTACAGCATTTCAGATGGGATTGCGGCCGGTTTTCTTTTCTATTGCCTCGTCAAGGCCGCGCGTGGAAAACTTGGAGAGGTACACCCGCTGCTGTTCGTTTCCTCACTGCTGTTCCTGCTCAATTTTATCCTGCTCGCAATCCTTTAG
- a CDS encoding DUF6179 domain-containing protein, translated as MADHSLIKHIALDQDRIDYGAFTLSLIQEARRVGMLNDMDAARIENELLSLLRAQIVKITHGESSSVPESTADELMDGIGYCIDLALKSQATPADGINLLKNRPVEAVYQIGADILNTEAKACVPLLSRVRATRTRTVNEAYRITLDSTLPGLLRAWQSSPFPHDFMVITEYPLACENGTTGIFAVHDRLSSLALENRFCAHFSDGLERLLEQYAHQSRVSPADAYANLFLIALRNLLLNLLLGRGGIELDAQSAAELEQKLLPLQESQRQALIKHAADLLLAQCAFENPKLDDYVRAAAADFADDLNTAGGRLEPFAVLCTKEPEMVLADEETLNDEDFALLADEILICETVEAKIRILHTEVHSLADLVDLLAADCIFEEEYPMVFDSFEPSVQALLLSRMPFEDAEGKIRAQREVEWQLRYASYLNRLPDSRRDAVLRQFHVLGS; from the coding sequence ATGGCGGACCATTCGCTTATAAAGCACATCGCTCTCGACCAGGATCGAATCGATTATGGAGCCTTTACCCTTTCGCTCATCCAGGAAGCGCGCCGGGTCGGCATGCTTAATGACATGGATGCCGCGCGGATCGAAAATGAACTGCTTTCCCTCCTGCGCGCGCAGATTGTGAAAATAACCCACGGGGAAAGCAGCTCGGTGCCTGAATCGACGGCGGACGAGCTGATGGACGGGATCGGCTACTGCATTGACCTCGCGCTCAAGAGCCAGGCAACCCCCGCCGATGGGATCAACCTGCTCAAAAACCGACCGGTCGAAGCCGTTTACCAGATAGGAGCCGATATTTTAAATACCGAAGCAAAAGCCTGTGTGCCGCTGCTCTCCCGCGTGCGCGCCACCCGTACGCGCACAGTGAACGAAGCTTACCGCATCACGCTGGACAGCACCCTGCCGGGTTTGCTGCGCGCCTGGCAGTCCTCCCCTTTCCCCCATGACTTTATGGTCATCACCGAATACCCGCTCGCCTGTGAAAACGGTACGACCGGCATCTTTGCGGTGCACGACCGCCTTTCCTCCCTCGCACTCGAAAACCGTTTCTGTGCGCATTTTTCAGACGGGCTTGAGAGGCTTCTCGAACAGTACGCGCATCAGAGCCGCGTTTCACCCGCCGACGCCTATGCCAACCTTTTCCTCATCGCGCTGCGCAATCTGCTGCTCAATCTCCTGCTTGGACGCGGCGGGATAGAGCTTGATGCGCAAAGCGCCGCAGAACTCGAACAGAAGCTTCTGCCGCTGCAGGAAAGCCAGCGGCAGGCCCTGATAAAACATGCCGCCGACCTGCTGCTTGCCCAGTGCGCGTTTGAAAACCCGAAGCTGGACGATTATGTGCGGGCTGCCGCCGCGGACTTCGCGGACGATCTCAATACGGCCGGCGGCCGGCTCGAACCGTTCGCCGTTCTGTGTACAAAGGAGCCGGAGATGGTCCTCGCTGATGAGGAAACGCTGAACGATGAGGATTTCGCGCTGCTGGCGGATGAAATCCTCATCTGTGAAACGGTCGAGGCCAAAATCCGCATCCTGCACACCGAGGTGCATTCGCTGGCCGACCTCGTCGATCTGCTCGCTGCGGACTGCATTTTCGAGGAGGAATACCCGATGGTTTTTGATTCGTTTGAGCCTTCCGTGCAGGCTCTGCTGCTTTCCCGGATGCCCTTCGAGGATGCGGAGGGAAAGATCCGCGCACAGCGCGAGGTTGAGTGGCAGCTGCGGTACGCCTCTTATCTCAACCGGCTCCCGGACAGCCGCCGGGATGCGGTTCTGCGGCAATTCCATGTGCTCGGCAGCTAA
- a CDS encoding amidase domain-containing protein codes for MPTINAYERSKAAAYAERWAFSRNPRYLSFDGIGGDCTSFISQCIYAGSGIMNYKKDVGWYYNSATDRAAAWSGVPYLYKFLTANKGAGPFASLSGPEGMQLGDVIQLGDANGKWYHSLLVTGVTDSGLLVSTHTYDAHLRPLSSYIYAQARFLHIEGVRRW; via the coding sequence ATGCCAACCATCAATGCCTATGAACGCTCCAAGGCCGCCGCTTATGCCGAACGGTGGGCATTTTCGCGCAACCCGCGCTATCTCAGCTTCGACGGGATCGGCGGGGACTGCACCAGCTTTATCTCCCAGTGCATCTATGCCGGCAGCGGAATCATGAATTATAAAAAAGACGTGGGCTGGTATTATAACAGCGCAACCGACCGCGCAGCGGCCTGGAGCGGCGTACCGTACCTGTATAAATTTCTCACCGCAAACAAAGGCGCGGGCCCATTCGCTTCCCTAAGCGGCCCGGAAGGGATGCAGCTCGGCGACGTTATCCAGCTTGGCGATGCGAACGGCAAGTGGTATCACTCACTGCTCGTGACCGGGGTCACGGACAGCGGCCTGCTGGTTTCCACCCACACCTATGACGCGCATCTGCGGCCTCTTTCCAGCTACATCTATGCACAGGCCCGTTTTTTACATATCGAAGGCGTGCGGCGCTGGTGA
- a CDS encoding DUF6323 family protein, which yields MSGLMKLLAGDAGVLAGKTTEAILSTNDVASQYGLSLTYEQASELQKVHAQALRGSGRIEIGDSMIDRVILAFCDSPHLTADNYADTIGQLVELFYYMKTDTLEQIPDDELLEKMKDFFDGKCGGSLELLANRELEQMARSIRAYGTDTPPEETVETAAKDAELTDFDTQEDDKWRTIRL from the coding sequence ATGAGCGGACTGATGAAACTGCTTGCGGGCGATGCTGGGGTTCTCGCAGGCAAAACAACCGAAGCCATCCTGAGCACCAACGATGTTGCGAGCCAATATGGGTTATCGCTGACTTACGAACAGGCGTCCGAACTGCAAAAAGTCCACGCACAGGCGCTGCGCGGCAGCGGCCGGATCGAGATCGGGGACAGTATGATTGACCGGGTGATTTTGGCCTTCTGCGATTCGCCCCACCTGACCGCGGACAATTACGCGGATACCATCGGGCAGCTGGTTGAGCTCTTCTACTACATGAAGACCGACACGCTCGAACAGATCCCGGACGACGAACTGCTCGAAAAGATGAAAGACTTTTTCGACGGCAAATGCGGCGGTTCGCTTGAACTGCTCGCCAATCGCGAACTTGAACAGATGGCGCGCAGCATCCGCGCCTATGGCACCGATACTCCGCCGGAAGAAACAGTGGAAACCGCCGCAAAAGACGCGGAACTGACCGACTTTGACACGCAGGAGGATGACAAATGGCGGACCATTCGCTTATAA
- a CDS encoding cobalt-precorrin 5A hydrolase has translation MRISVVSFTENGARVAAALRGILRENGHLCSACAMPRHAGNGGLTPLLEPLESWTARSFGESDGIIFVGAAGIAVRAIAPHVKDKLTDPAVLSVDEQANFVIPLLSGHMGGANKLARELAECLDATPVITTATDLNGRFAVDVWAKEQNLAICERENAKAVSAALLDGNAVGFCSDFVVESALPQGLTMAEDGPLGICVSFSGRDEPFLRTLHLVPRIVTLGVGCRKDVAPEVFEEAILALLSQNDLSVQAVREVATIDLKAREPCILAFCEKYRLPLCTASAGTLGALEGSFSGSAFVKGAVGVDNVCERAAVLVSGGNLLMRKQSRNAVTAAAAVANWRVRFGHTDDRD, from the coding sequence ATGAGAATTTCAGTCGTTTCTTTCACTGAAAACGGTGCGCGGGTTGCCGCTGCGCTGCGCGGGATACTGCGGGAGAACGGGCATCTGTGCAGCGCCTGTGCCATGCCGCGCCACGCCGGTAACGGCGGCCTCACGCCGCTGCTGGAACCGCTTGAAAGCTGGACGGCCCGCTCTTTTGGGGAAAGCGATGGGATCATCTTTGTGGGCGCGGCGGGCATCGCCGTGCGGGCGATCGCGCCGCATGTGAAAGATAAACTCACCGACCCGGCCGTGCTTTCGGTGGATGAGCAGGCAAACTTTGTGATTCCGCTGCTTTCGGGGCATATGGGCGGTGCGAACAAACTGGCGCGGGAGCTTGCGGAGTGCTTGGACGCGACGCCGGTTATCACGACCGCTACAGATTTAAACGGCCGGTTTGCGGTCGACGTGTGGGCAAAGGAGCAGAATCTTGCAATCTGCGAGCGGGAGAACGCGAAAGCGGTTTCCGCAGCGCTGCTCGATGGGAATGCGGTGGGGTTTTGCAGCGATTTCGTGGTCGAAAGCGCGCTGCCGCAGGGGCTCACGATGGCGGAGGACGGACCGCTTGGCATCTGTGTTTCATTTTCCGGCAGGGACGAGCCGTTTTTGCGTACCCTGCATCTCGTCCCGCGCATTGTGACGCTTGGGGTGGGCTGCCGCAAGGATGTAGCGCCGGAGGTCTTCGAGGAAGCGATCCTGGCGCTGCTTTCGCAGAACGACCTTTCGGTGCAGGCGGTCCGGGAGGTCGCGACGATCGATTTAAAGGCACGGGAGCCGTGCATCCTGGCCTTCTGCGAGAAATACCGCCTGCCGCTGTGCACCGCGTCCGCCGGGACGCTCGGCGCGTTGGAGGGATCATTTTCCGGCTCGGCGTTTGTAAAGGGCGCGGTCGGGGTGGACAATGTCTGTGAACGGGCCGCGGTGCTCGTTTCAGGCGGGAACCTGCTGATGCGCAAACAGAGCAGGAATGCTGTCACAGCCGCGGCGGCCGTGGCAAACTGGAGGGTACGTTTTGGACATACGGATGACAGGGATTGA
- a CDS encoding glutamyl-tRNA reductase produces MDIRMTGIDYNRAPVEVRERFAMTRGAAAVAMERLRADGGAQGCVILSTCNRTELWICGGKLLPYEALCDVCGVDPAEYRDCFLDRAGREAAEHLFALACGLKSQVFGEDQIITQVGDALALARGCGAAGPVLETLFRMAVTAAKRVKTDVRLTAADRSVAASTVAFLRGKLGTLDGLPCMVIGNGEMGRLAASALVAEGCDVLMTVRQYHHGEVCIPDGAQTIAYEKRLIYLPGMRVVVSATASPHYTLRASDVAPFPTPAILCDLAVPRDIDPALADRPDLSLYDTDQICGRRPVRADYETLTQVREILQSCLAEFEAWYRFREFIPAVGEISACAADDLLGRMQKPIRRLPLAQDDRDAFAGYLNQSAQKAVARLLYGLRENLAPQLWKQCIEGLQKSAHGKEQV; encoded by the coding sequence TTGGACATACGGATGACAGGGATTGATTATAACCGCGCGCCTGTTGAAGTGCGCGAACGGTTTGCAATGACCAGAGGCGCCGCGGCCGTAGCCATGGAAAGGCTGCGGGCGGACGGCGGCGCGCAGGGGTGCGTGATCCTTTCGACCTGCAACCGTACCGAGCTTTGGATCTGCGGCGGGAAGCTTTTGCCGTACGAGGCGCTCTGTGACGTTTGCGGGGTGGACCCTGCGGAATATCGGGACTGCTTTCTCGACCGGGCAGGACGGGAAGCGGCGGAACATCTTTTCGCGCTCGCCTGTGGGCTTAAATCGCAGGTGTTTGGGGAGGATCAGATCATCACCCAGGTGGGGGATGCGCTTGCGCTTGCGCGCGGGTGCGGCGCGGCCGGGCCGGTGCTGGAGACCCTCTTCCGCATGGCGGTTACCGCCGCGAAGCGGGTCAAGACCGACGTGCGGCTCACAGCCGCTGACCGCTCGGTGGCGGCCAGCACGGTCGCGTTTCTGCGCGGGAAGCTGGGAACGCTCGATGGACTGCCCTGTATGGTCATCGGAAACGGCGAGATGGGCAGGCTTGCGGCTTCGGCACTTGTGGCCGAGGGCTGTGATGTTTTAATGACTGTGCGGCAGTATCACCACGGCGAAGTCTGTATTCCGGACGGCGCGCAGACCATTGCCTATGAAAAACGGCTGATATACCTGCCCGGTATGCGGGTGGTGGTGAGCGCGACCGCCAGCCCGCATTACACGCTGCGCGCGTCGGATGTGGCGCCGTTTCCCACACCGGCAATCCTCTGCGATTTGGCGGTGCCGCGGGACATCGACCCCGCGCTTGCGGACCGGCCCGACCTTTCGCTTTATGATACCGACCAGATCTGCGGGCGCCGTCCGGTGCGCGCAGATTATGAAACACTCACACAGGTGCGGGAGATTTTACAGAGCTGCCTCGCGGAATTTGAAGCGTGGTACCGCTTCCGAGAATTTATCCCGGCAGTGGGGGAAATCAGCGCCTGCGCGGCGGATGACCTGTTGGGCCGGATGCAAAAACCGATTCGCCGGCTGCCGCTTGCGCAGGACGACCGGGATGCCTTCGCGGGATATCTGAACCAGTCGGCGCAGAAGGCGGTCGCCCGGCTGCTTTACGGGCTGCGGGAAAACCTTGCGCCGCAGCTGTGGAAGCAATGTATCGAAGGACTGCAAAAATCCGCGCATGGGAAGGAGCAGGTATGA
- the cobM gene encoding precorrin-4 C(11)-methyltransferase — translation MVHFVGAGCGAPDLITVRGQRLLREADVIIYAGSLVNPALLKEAKPGCEIHDSAKMTLEEVFSVVQAAEAAGKSTVRLHTGDPSLYGAIREQIDLLEEAGVRYDVTPGVSAFSGAAAALAHLGGAEYTLPDVSQTLIVTRMAGRTPVPEREEIEKLAAHRASMAVYLSAGMVERLSEKLIAGGYPEDTPAAIVYKASWPDEKTIVCTVGLLPALAEEHRITKTALILVGDFLGEDYARSKLYDPAFTTGYREALV, via the coding sequence ATGGTGCATTTTGTGGGAGCGGGCTGCGGCGCGCCGGACCTCATCACCGTGCGCGGGCAAAGGCTCCTGCGCGAGGCGGATGTGATCATCTACGCAGGATCGCTTGTGAACCCCGCACTTTTAAAGGAAGCGAAGCCGGGCTGTGAAATCCATGACAGCGCGAAAATGACGCTGGAGGAGGTTTTTTCGGTGGTGCAGGCGGCCGAAGCTGCCGGGAAAAGCACTGTGCGGCTGCATACCGGCGACCCGTCGCTTTACGGCGCCATCCGCGAGCAGATAGATTTGCTCGAAGAAGCGGGGGTTCGTTATGACGTGACGCCTGGGGTGAGCGCTTTTTCCGGCGCGGCGGCGGCGCTTGCGCACCTCGGCGGCGCGGAATATACCCTGCCGGACGTTTCCCAGACGCTGATTGTCACCCGTATGGCTGGACGCACGCCGGTGCCGGAGCGGGAGGAAATTGAAAAGCTGGCCGCGCACCGCGCCTCGATGGCCGTCTATCTCAGCGCGGGGATGGTGGAACGGCTTTCCGAAAAGCTTATCGCGGGCGGCTATCCGGAGGATACGCCCGCCGCGATCGTTTATAAAGCGAGCTGGCCGGACGAAAAAACGATCGTATGCACGGTCGGGCTGCTCCCGGCGCTGGCCGAGGAGCATCGCATCACCAAAACGGCGCTCATCCTGGTGGGAGATTTCCTCGGGGAGGATTATGCCCGCTCGAAGCTTTACGACCCGGCATTCACGACCGGTTACCGCGAGGCGCTGGTATGA
- the cobI gene encoding precorrin-2 C(20)-methyltransferase has translation MNGTLYGVSVGPGDPELLTLKAARIIRQCPVIAVPRSADENAPIALGIALQAVPEISRKQIVELSMPMTRDKAELDRTRGKAADMLMELLAAGSDVAFLTLGDVSVYSTYFYLDERVRACGYETRVIAGVPSFCAAAARLGVSLTEASQPLHIIPGSYSSVDEGLGYAGAKVLMKTGKSIEQVKARLKERGLYESARMVQKCGMEGERVFNSLDGADADASYFSIIVVKG, from the coding sequence ATGAACGGAACCTTATACGGCGTGAGCGTCGGCCCCGGCGACCCGGAATTGCTCACGCTCAAAGCGGCGCGGATCATACGGCAGTGCCCGGTCATCGCGGTGCCGCGTTCTGCGGATGAAAACGCCCCGATCGCGTTGGGCATCGCCCTGCAAGCGGTGCCGGAAATTTCCAGAAAACAGATTGTCGAGCTTTCCATGCCGATGACCCGTGATAAGGCGGAGCTCGACCGTACCCGCGGCAAGGCGGCGGACATGCTCATGGAGCTGCTCGCGGCGGGCAGCGACGTGGCGTTTCTCACTTTGGGGGACGTGTCGGTCTATTCCACTTATTTCTATCTTGACGAACGTGTCCGCGCCTGCGGATATGAAACGCGCGTGATCGCGGGCGTGCCGTCTTTCTGTGCCGCGGCCGCCCGGCTCGGCGTCAGCCTCACCGAGGCGTCCCAGCCGCTGCACATCATCCCCGGTTCCTATTCCAGTGTGGATGAGGGGCTCGGTTACGCCGGCGCCAAAGTTCTGATGAAAACCGGAAAATCGATCGAACAGGTGAAGGCGCGGCTGAAAGAACGCGGGCTTTATGAAAGCGCGCGGATGGTCCAGAAGTGTGGCATGGAGGGCGAGCGGGTGTTCAATTCTCTCGACGGGGCGGACGCGGATGCAAGTTATTTTTCGATCATTGTCGTGAAAGGATAG